The following proteins are co-located in the Sporosarcina pasteurii genome:
- a CDS encoding tRNA-dihydrouridine synthase has translation MSNDNFWLELPKPFFILAPMEDVTDVVFRHVIAEAGRPDVFFTEFANTASYCHPEGTESVRGRLTFTEDEQPIVAHIWGDNPEYFKEMSIGMKEMGFRGVDINMGCPVQNVAAKGRGAGLINHPETAAKIIQAAKEGGLPVSVKTRIGYNHIEEWRDWLTHILKQDIANLSIHLRTRKEVSSVPAHWELIPEIKKLRDEIAPDTLLTINGDIPDRAKGMELVEKYGVDGVMIGRGVFTNPFAFEKEPKEHSVKEYLELLLLQLDLHDKYDREVEPRSFKPLLRFFKIYIRGFKGASELRHRLMSTKSTDEVREIVQPYLEANLDE, from the coding sequence ATGAGTAATGATAATTTTTGGCTAGAATTACCGAAGCCGTTTTTTATATTAGCACCAATGGAAGATGTGACAGATGTTGTATTCCGTCACGTCATTGCAGAAGCCGGTCGGCCTGATGTGTTTTTCACGGAATTTGCGAATACAGCAAGTTATTGTCATCCGGAAGGGACAGAGAGTGTCCGAGGACGTTTGACATTTACTGAAGATGAACAACCAATTGTCGCGCATATTTGGGGAGATAACCCGGAATATTTCAAAGAGATGAGTATTGGCATGAAAGAAATGGGCTTCCGCGGCGTCGATATTAATATGGGCTGTCCCGTTCAAAATGTAGCCGCAAAAGGAAGAGGCGCAGGTTTAATTAACCATCCTGAAACGGCTGCGAAAATTATCCAAGCAGCAAAAGAAGGTGGATTACCTGTAAGTGTAAAAACGCGTATCGGATATAATCATATTGAAGAGTGGCGTGATTGGCTAACGCACATATTAAAACAAGATATTGCGAACTTATCGATTCATTTACGTACACGAAAAGAAGTGAGTAGTGTGCCCGCACATTGGGAACTTATTCCAGAGATTAAAAAGTTGCGTGATGAAATTGCACCCGATACACTACTGACGATAAACGGCGATATTCCAGACCGTGCAAAAGGGATGGAATTAGTAGAGAAGTATGGTGTTGACGGCGTTATGATTGGACGAGGTGTTTTTACAAATCCATTCGCATTTGAAAAAGAGCCGAAAGAGCATAGTGTGAAAGAATATTTAGAGTTGCTATTATTACAACTTGATTTACACGACAAATATGATCGAGAAGTCGAACCTCGTTCATTTAAACCGCTTCTTCGTTTCTTTAAAATTTACATTCGTGGATTTAAAGGCGCGAGTGAATTAAGACATCGATTAATGAGTACGAAATCGACAGATGAAGTAAGAGAGATTGTACAGCCTTATTTAGAAGCCAATTTGGATGAATAA
- a CDS encoding thermonuclease family protein: MNHKNDTGTSRKGKRSLTSILAMIVIAAVIYFFNLEDIDEVDRTGFIPVELVHTIDGDTIKILYEGKERNVRYLLIDTPELDHKQSNHQPFAEEATKRNDELLRSGNVEIEFDVGDSEDKYGRLLAYVYVDGESVQQTLLEEGLARVAYVFEPNTKYIDMFKETEAKAESAGLGVWSIEGYVTNRGFKSIAN, from the coding sequence ATGAATCATAAAAATGATACGGGGACAAGTCGGAAAGGGAAGAGGAGTTTAACTTCTATCCTAGCGATGATTGTCATAGCGGCAGTTATTTATTTTTTTAATCTAGAAGACATTGATGAGGTTGATAGAACAGGATTTATTCCTGTAGAACTTGTCCATACGATAGACGGCGACACGATAAAAATACTATACGAAGGCAAAGAGCGAAACGTTCGCTATTTACTTATTGATACGCCTGAATTAGATCATAAGCAATCTAACCATCAACCATTTGCGGAAGAAGCGACGAAACGCAATGACGAATTGTTGAGAAGTGGAAATGTTGAAATTGAATTTGATGTTGGTGATAGCGAAGATAAGTATGGACGTCTACTGGCGTATGTTTACGTTGACGGTGAAAGTGTGCAACAAACATTGTTGGAAGAAGGATTGGCTAGAGTTGCTTATGTATTTGAGCCAAATACCAAATATATCGATATGTTCAAAGAAACTGAAGCAAAAGCAGAATCAGCAGGACTTGGCGTTTGGTCGATTGAAGGTTATGTGACGAATCGTGGTTTTAAATCTATTGCAAATTGA
- a CDS encoding DsrE/DsrF/DrsH-like family protein: protein MSNKVAIIASNGGLFDAYKVFNIATAAAATEKEVSIFFTFEGLNLIHKQSMQQLPMPEGREHFAEGFEKANVPSIPQLVEMAQEMGVKFIGCQMTMDVMGLTKEDFIDGIEVGGAVTFLEFAKDAAPSLTF, encoded by the coding sequence ATGTCAAATAAAGTAGCAATTATCGCAAGTAACGGTGGTCTTTTTGACGCTTATAAAGTATTTAATATCGCAACAGCTGCAGCCGCAACAGAAAAAGAAGTTTCCATCTTCTTTACATTTGAGGGGTTAAACTTAATTCATAAACAATCAATGCAACAATTACCGATGCCAGAAGGTCGTGAACATTTTGCTGAGGGATTCGAAAAAGCAAATGTACCGAGCATTCCACAATTAGTGGAAATGGCGCAAGAAATGGGTGTGAAATTTATCGGTTGTCAAATGACGATGGATGTAATGGGCTTAACAAAAGAAGATTTTATTGATGGTATTGAAGTTGGTGGAGCTGTAACATTCCTTGAATTTGCAAAAGATGCAGCACCAAGCTTAACATTCTAA
- a CDS encoding sulfurtransferase TusA family protein, translating into MEVNQVLDAKGLACPMPIVRTKKAMDTLESGQVLEVQVTDKGALADLTAWSAASGHTLLEHKEEADVLTFYIKKA; encoded by the coding sequence ATGGAAGTAAATCAAGTTTTAGACGCAAAAGGTTTAGCATGTCCTATGCCAATTGTACGAACAAAGAAGGCAATGGATACACTGGAATCAGGTCAAGTACTAGAAGTACAAGTAACAGATAAAGGGGCGCTAGCTGACTTAACTGCTTGGTCAGCTGCATCAGGCCATACCCTTTTAGAACATAAAGAAGAGGCAGATGTATTAACGTTCTATATAAAAAAAGCATGA
- a CDS encoding DUF302 domain-containing protein yields MDFYYTVLTSKTIDEAIASIEQNLKENKFGILWRLNLTETLQEKGVNSFKKPYQILEVCNPVEAARVIAHNPLVGYFLPCKITVYEEEGKTKIGLPKPTAMIGLLNDAELISIAEEIEGILIDVLEKSK; encoded by the coding sequence ATGGATTTCTACTATACAGTTCTAACATCTAAAACGATTGACGAAGCGATTGCATCTATTGAACAAAATCTTAAAGAAAATAAATTTGGGATACTTTGGCGACTTAACTTGACTGAAACTTTACAGGAAAAAGGTGTGAATAGTTTCAAAAAGCCTTACCAAATTCTTGAAGTTTGCAACCCAGTAGAAGCGGCACGTGTAATCGCGCATAATCCTTTAGTAGGATATTTCTTACCTTGTAAAATTACCGTTTATGAAGAAGAAGGAAAAACAAAAATAGGACTTCCTAAGCCAACTGCTATGATAGGTTTATTAAATGATGCTGAATTAATTTCAATAGCAGAAGAAATAGAAGGAATCCTTATAGATGTATTAGAGAAGAGTAAATAA
- a CDS encoding CrcB family protein, whose protein sequence is MTFLDIVVIGLGGFVGAILRYLLSQRLNGNNPFGTLLVNLSGSLLIGIIFGFGLPKLWMMFLVSGFAGALTTFSTLQKEVIEQWRTGKKKQAVTYAFVTYVVGIALAILGFTMSR, encoded by the coding sequence ATGACGTTTCTAGATATTGTTGTCATTGGTTTAGGCGGATTTGTAGGTGCCATCCTTCGTTATCTATTATCCCAACGATTGAATGGAAATAATCCGTTTGGCACGTTACTCGTTAATTTATCAGGTTCGCTCCTCATCGGCATCATTTTTGGGTTTGGTTTGCCTAAATTATGGATGATGTTTCTCGTTTCTGGTTTTGCAGGCGCACTCACAACCTTTTCGACATTGCAAAAAGAAGTGATTGAACAGTGGCGAACTGGAAAGAAAAAACAAGCTGTGACGTATGCGTTCGTGACGTACGTTGTCGGTATTGCGCTTGCTATTTTAGGGTTTACTATGAGTAGATAA
- a CDS encoding MFS transporter — protein sequence MNLKVIILAISAVAVGLVELIVGGILPTIAKDLNISIGTAGQLITVYALVYAIAGPVLLVLTSKMERKKVYLVSLLVFIAGNIMTYFSANFTYFMIARVVTAMSTALIVVLSLTIATKVVTPSQQARAVGLVYMGISSSLVLGVPLGILISDAFGWRVIFLIIAILAVGSFILISLFLEKMSGGDAIPLKVQFKALASLKMGSAQLATMFLLAGHYTVYAYLTPYLESNLQLNSTWVSAAYLVFGIAAISGGAVGGILSDKIGAKKSVLIVIGSFAVSLFVLPFSTFSIVLFTPIMIIWAMLSWAITPPQQSYLIQTDPSTADIQQSFNNSAIQVGISIGSAIGGIAMAQGGPVSNLPWIGSIVAIIALLCAMFSFSRPFISGESEQEKVQGRIKTEKA from the coding sequence ATGAATTTAAAAGTAATTATATTAGCCATTTCAGCCGTTGCGGTTGGACTTGTGGAGTTGATTGTTGGCGGAATTTTACCGACAATCGCAAAAGATTTAAATATATCGATTGGTACTGCCGGACAACTCATTACGGTGTATGCGCTAGTATATGCCATTGCTGGTCCAGTCCTATTAGTATTAACGAGTAAAATGGAACGCAAAAAAGTCTATCTCGTTTCATTACTTGTATTTATCGCAGGTAATATCATGACATATTTTAGTGCGAACTTTACCTATTTTATGATTGCAAGAGTCGTGACGGCGATGAGTACCGCATTAATTGTCGTATTGTCATTGACCATCGCTACAAAAGTTGTGACACCCTCACAGCAAGCTAGAGCAGTTGGCCTTGTGTATATGGGAATTAGCTCATCACTTGTCCTAGGCGTTCCATTAGGTATTTTAATTTCTGATGCATTTGGCTGGAGAGTAATATTTCTCATTATCGCTATTTTAGCCGTTGGTTCATTTATATTGATCTCATTGTTTTTGGAAAAAATGTCAGGTGGAGATGCGATTCCTTTAAAGGTGCAATTTAAGGCGCTTGCTAGCTTGAAAATGGGTAGTGCACAATTAGCTACGATGTTTTTACTCGCCGGTCATTATACGGTTTATGCTTATCTCACGCCGTACTTGGAAAGCAACTTACAGTTAAATTCTACCTGGGTCAGTGCCGCTTATCTTGTATTTGGAATAGCAGCGATTAGCGGAGGCGCAGTTGGTGGGATACTTTCGGATAAGATTGGCGCTAAGAAAAGTGTACTAATAGTCATTGGATCATTTGCGGTATCATTGTTTGTACTTCCATTTTCGACTTTTTCAATTGTACTATTTACACCGATTATGATTATTTGGGCAATGCTAAGTTGGGCAATTACTCCGCCGCAGCAAAGTTACTTGATTCAAACTGATCCAAGTACGGCAGATATTCAGCAAAGCTTCAATAACTCAGCAATCCAAGTTGGGATTTCAATTGGTTCGGCAATAGGAGGTATCGCGATGGCGCAGGGCGGCCCCGTATCCAATTTGCCATGGATTGGAAGTATCGTCGCTATTATTGCATTGCTATGCGCCATGTTTTCTTTCTCAAGACCTTTTATTTCCGGAGAGTCCGAACAGGAAAAGGTCCAGGGAAGAATAAAAACTGAAAAGGCATAG
- a CDS encoding sulfite exporter TauE/SafE family protein, translated as MDIYYVILLFVIGFISSFLSGMLGIGGAIVKYPMLLMIPSVFGFQALTAHEVSGISALDVLFVSFAGVIGFRKGGYLNKSLITVMGASVLVGTFLGSFGSQYLTEEQVNIVYGVLALLAAIMMFIPKKKVDDIPIADVTYNKTLAAILAFIVGIGSGVVGAGGGFLLIPIMLFILRIPTRMTIASSLAITFISSIAGSIGKISTGQVEYQTAIIVIIAGLIAAPIGAKISKRINTKILQGILAVLILGTAIKIWIDIL; from the coding sequence ATGGATATATATTATGTGATCCTCCTTTTCGTTATAGGGTTTATTAGCTCATTTCTTTCGGGGATGCTCGGCATTGGGGGCGCAATTGTTAAGTACCCGATGCTTTTAATGATTCCATCGGTATTCGGTTTTCAAGCATTAACAGCACATGAAGTTTCCGGTATTAGCGCGCTTGACGTGCTTTTTGTATCATTTGCAGGTGTCATTGGATTTCGAAAAGGTGGCTATTTAAATAAATCATTAATTACTGTAATGGGCGCATCTGTTTTAGTCGGTACATTTCTTGGTAGTTTTGGTTCACAATATTTAACGGAAGAACAAGTAAACATTGTATATGGAGTATTAGCACTGTTAGCAGCCATCATGATGTTCATTCCCAAAAAGAAAGTTGATGATATACCTATAGCTGATGTCACTTATAACAAAACGCTTGCCGCAATACTCGCATTTATTGTTGGAATTGGTTCTGGTGTAGTTGGTGCTGGTGGAGGTTTTTTATTAATCCCTATTATGTTATTTATTCTTCGGATTCCTACACGAATGACGATAGCATCTAGTTTAGCGATTACGTTTATATCGTCTATTGCTGGTTCGATTGGTAAAATATCAACAGGGCAAGTTGAATATCAGACAGCGATTATTGTGATCATTGCGGGATTAATTGCAGCTCCTATTGGTGCAAAAATCAGTAAGAGAATAAATACAAAGATATTACAAGGAATCTTAGCCGTTTTAATTTTAGGAACAGCGATTAAAATTTGGATTGATATTTTGTAG
- a CDS encoding MBL fold metallo-hydrolase, producing the protein MSAIKMTAEQIARKVIENKELFILDVRNKDAFEDWKIEGHSFDYLNIPYFDLLDGVDEILPKLPTDRDILVVCAKEGSSIMVAEMVAEAGLNAFYLEGGMKSWSMYLVPIKVGDLTGGGELYQFVRLGKGCLSYMVISEDEAAIIDAVRFTEVFTDFAKSKNAVIKHVFDTHLHADHISGGRHIAQETGATYYLPPKDAEEVVFNYAPLEDGLTVQVGASQIDVSALYSPGHTIGSTSFIVDSKYLLTGDILFIDSIGRPDLAGLAEDWVGDLRETLYRRYRDLAEDLVVLPAHFMIIDELNEDGTVAKRLGDLFAENHGLNIESEEEFHRTVTDNLPPQPNAYEQIRLVNMGKITPENDEQTEMEIGPNRCAVR; encoded by the coding sequence ATGTCAGCTATTAAAATGACAGCAGAGCAAATAGCTCGAAAAGTGATTGAAAATAAAGAGTTATTTATTTTAGACGTACGTAACAAAGATGCATTTGAAGATTGGAAAATTGAAGGACACAGCTTTGATTATTTAAATATTCCTTATTTTGATTTGTTAGATGGAGTAGATGAAATCCTACCTAAATTGCCAACAGATAGAGATATATTAGTTGTTTGTGCAAAAGAAGGATCGTCTATTATGGTGGCTGAAATGGTTGCGGAAGCAGGACTAAATGCATTTTACCTTGAAGGTGGAATGAAATCTTGGAGTATGTATCTTGTACCAATAAAAGTTGGTGATTTAACAGGTGGTGGGGAGCTTTATCAGTTTGTTCGTCTAGGTAAAGGTTGCCTTTCCTACATGGTAATATCTGAAGATGAAGCAGCGATTATTGACGCTGTTCGATTTACGGAAGTTTTCACAGACTTTGCGAAAAGTAAAAATGCTGTAATTAAACATGTATTTGATACTCACTTACATGCAGATCATATTTCAGGTGGCCGTCATATCGCACAAGAAACAGGGGCTACTTATTACTTACCACCAAAAGATGCAGAAGAAGTAGTATTCAACTATGCACCTCTTGAAGATGGTTTAACAGTACAAGTTGGTGCTTCTCAAATCGATGTAAGCGCACTTTACTCACCTGGTCATACGATTGGCTCAACGTCATTCATTGTTGATAGCAAGTATTTATTAACAGGCGATATTTTATTCATTGATTCAATTGGAAGACCAGACTTAGCAGGTCTTGCTGAGGATTGGGTGGGTGATCTTCGAGAGACATTATACCGTCGCTATCGAGACTTAGCAGAGGATTTAGTTGTTTTACCAGCTCACTTCATGATTATTGATGAGTTAAACGAAGATGGGACTGTAGCGAAACGTTTAGGTGATTTATTCGCTGAAAACCACGGTTTAAATATTGAAAGTGAAGAAGAGTTTCATCGCACAGTAACAGATAATTTACCACCACAACCGAATGCGTATGAACAAATTCGTCTAGTAAACATGGGTAAAATTACGCCAGAGAATGACGAACAAACAGAAATGGAAATTGGCCCAAACCGCTGTGCAGTACGTTAA
- a CDS encoding SPFH domain-containing protein: protein MGLFGFFKSQFIEVIEWTDNTSNTMVYKFPVHNNEIKMGAELTVRESQVAIFVNEGEIADVFGPGRYQLWTQNMPILTKLKSWKHGFNSPFKADVYFVNTKQFINQKWGTSNPIMMRDPEFGMIRLRGYGIYSYRVSEPTTFLKELFGTSSSYNTSSIENHLKKMILSGLTDLFAESQIAALDLAMYYDELSTQGKEKMQERFNAFGFEITSLYIENLSLPKEVEEAMDKRTSMGVLGNLGQYQQYQAAEALRDAAQNEGGGLAGAGAGLGAGAALGGMMTNALSGNQQPPNATTASLPEANKVNCPHCNATINATAKFCGECGKSVQKEKVPCINCETPIHKDAKFCGECGTKQVTEKICEGCGSSNGPNAKFCGDCGESL from the coding sequence ATGGGGTTATTCGGATTTTTTAAAAGTCAATTTATCGAAGTGATTGAATGGACAGATAACACTTCAAATACAATGGTTTACAAGTTTCCAGTACACAACAATGAAATTAAAATGGGGGCAGAATTAACAGTCAGGGAATCTCAAGTCGCCATTTTCGTTAATGAAGGTGAAATCGCAGATGTTTTTGGCCCAGGACGTTATCAATTATGGACACAAAACATGCCCATTTTAACAAAACTAAAATCGTGGAAACATGGTTTTAATTCCCCGTTTAAAGCAGATGTTTATTTCGTCAATACGAAACAATTTATTAACCAAAAATGGGGAACATCCAATCCAATCATGATGCGTGACCCTGAGTTTGGCATGATTCGATTACGCGGTTATGGTATTTATTCGTACCGTGTTTCTGAACCGACTACTTTCTTAAAAGAACTTTTCGGTACAAGTAGTTCTTATAATACGAGCAGTATTGAAAATCATTTGAAAAAGATGATTTTATCAGGATTAACTGATCTTTTTGCAGAATCCCAAATTGCCGCCTTAGATTTGGCTATGTATTACGATGAGCTGAGCACGCAAGGCAAAGAGAAAATGCAAGAACGTTTCAATGCATTTGGCTTTGAAATTACATCGCTCTACATAGAAAACTTGTCATTGCCGAAAGAAGTTGAAGAAGCGATGGATAAGCGTACATCTATGGGCGTTCTCGGCAATCTCGGACAATATCAACAATACCAAGCAGCTGAAGCACTTCGAGATGCAGCCCAAAACGAAGGCGGTGGACTTGCCGGTGCAGGTGCAGGACTCGGAGCAGGTGCAGCACTTGGCGGCATGATGACAAATGCACTTTCTGGAAATCAACAACCACCAAATGCAACCACAGCTTCTCTACCAGAAGCAAATAAAGTCAATTGCCCGCATTGTAATGCCACAATAAATGCCACGGCAAAATTTTGTGGAGAATGTGGTAAATCCGTTCAAAAAGAAAAAGTACCTTGCATAAATTGTGAAACGCCTATTCATAAAGATGCAAAGTTTTGCGGAGAGTGCGGAACAAAACAAGTAACAGAAAAAATTTGCGAAGGCTGCGGTTCCTCTAATGGGCCGAACGCTAAATTTTGTGGAGACTGTGGTGAAAGCCTTTAA
- a CDS encoding CrcB family protein has product MQKLIWIGSAGMVGAILRTSIGHLVGEGSSFPITFTANMVATWLLCFFAAGVLAKIIHNPQIREAITVGFLGSFSTFSALSMETVLLIENGQIVTAVSYVLASVIGGIAVGLFGFHCGRKLVSP; this is encoded by the coding sequence ATGCAGAAATTAATTTGGATAGGAAGCGCAGGGATGGTTGGGGCAATCTTACGAACGTCAATCGGCCATTTGGTAGGAGAAGGAAGTAGTTTTCCGATCACTTTTACGGCCAATATGGTTGCGACGTGGTTATTATGTTTTTTTGCAGCAGGTGTTCTTGCTAAAATCATACATAATCCTCAAATTCGAGAGGCCATTACCGTAGGTTTTCTTGGTTCTTTTTCCACGTTTTCCGCATTGAGTATGGAGACGGTTTTACTTATTGAAAATGGCCAAATCGTAACGGCAGTAAGCTATGTTTTAGCCAGTGTCATTGGCGGAATTGCTGTTGGACTATTCGGCTTTCATTGCGGTAGAAAGCTGGTGTCTCCATGA
- a CDS encoding DUF421 domain-containing protein: protein MDLAWIWKSILIVVGGTLLLRVAGRKSISQMTLAQTVIMVGIGSLLIQPLAGKNIWTTLAVGSILVITLIVMEYAQVKSDKIEQFITGKSKVLIENGEINEKNLKKMRFTVDQMEMKLRQQNVTSIEKVKWATLEPNGQVGFELKSDDQPATKKDIQSLQKDIEQIARALNVTIQKTPYPQDSNHHDIFSEVAKKEHNDEPPKHLQ, encoded by the coding sequence ATGGACCTCGCTTGGATATGGAAATCGATATTAATTGTTGTTGGAGGAACACTATTATTAAGAGTAGCTGGAAGAAAGTCCATTTCTCAAATGACACTTGCTCAAACGGTTATTATGGTTGGAATAGGTTCTTTATTAATTCAACCTCTTGCTGGAAAGAATATTTGGACCACTCTTGCAGTAGGAAGTATACTCGTTATTACCCTTATTGTTATGGAGTATGCCCAAGTGAAATCAGATAAAATCGAACAATTTATTACGGGAAAATCCAAAGTACTCATTGAGAATGGGGAAATTAATGAGAAGAATTTGAAGAAAATGCGGTTTACGGTAGACCAAATGGAGATGAAATTACGTCAACAAAATGTAACCTCTATTGAGAAAGTAAAATGGGCAACATTAGAGCCAAATGGACAAGTTGGTTTTGAATTAAAATCAGATGATCAACCTGCCACGAAAAAAGACATTCAATCCCTGCAAAAAGATATCGAACAAATCGCTCGAGCGTTGAATGTAACGATACAGAAGACTCCTTACCCTCAAGATTCCAATCATCATGATATCTTTTCAGAAGTTGCCAAAAAAGAACACAACGACGAACCACCTAAGCATTTACAATAG
- a CDS encoding sulfurtransferase TusA family protein, producing the protein MSLKVDVKLDCKGLACPMPIVKTKKAMNDVNDGQIIEVQATDKGSTADLKAWSESVGHQYIGTKEENGVLLHYIRKNDDDNVVEKKFASTITNGEIIDRAASGGIILDVREEAEYAFGHIEGSKSIPMGELEDRLVELDKDKEVYVICRTGTRSDLAAQKLAEKGFTKVYNVLPGIGSWHGDLSNELK; encoded by the coding sequence ATGTCGTTAAAAGTAGATGTGAAGTTAGATTGTAAAGGACTTGCATGTCCGATGCCTATTGTCAAAACGAAAAAGGCAATGAATGATGTGAATGATGGTCAAATCATAGAAGTGCAAGCTACAGACAAAGGTTCTACTGCAGATCTAAAAGCGTGGTCGGAAAGTGTTGGACACCAGTATATTGGCACTAAAGAAGAGAATGGTGTCTTACTGCATTATATCCGGAAAAATGACGATGATAATGTAGTAGAAAAGAAATTCGCAAGTACGATTACGAATGGGGAAATAATCGATCGTGCTGCTAGTGGCGGAATAATTCTAGATGTTCGCGAAGAAGCAGAATATGCATTTGGTCATATTGAAGGATCTAAATCAATCCCAATGGGTGAATTAGAAGACCGTTTAGTTGAGCTAGACAAAGATAAAGAAGTGTATGTGATTTGTCGAACTGGAACACGCAGTGATTTAGCTGCACAGAAATTAGCGGAAAAAGGCTTTACAAAAGTGTATAACGTCTTACCAGGAATAGGTTCTTGGCATGGCGATTTATCAAATGAACTTAAATAA